CGCGCCAGGCGGTGGGCGCGCCGAACCGGTCGGCGCCGCTGCGGGCGAAGGTCGCGGCCAGCTCGTGCTGGTGCTCGCCGAGTATGTGGACACCCACATGGTCTGCCCCGGATATCGCGGGCCAGCTGGAGGCGCCGGTGCTGATGCCGAACGAGACCAGCGGGGGCTCCGCGGAGACGGAGGCGAGGGAGGTGGCGGTGAAACCGACGGGACCGGCGTCCCCTCGGGCGGTGATCACGGCGACACCCGCCGCGTGCTGCCGGA
This genomic interval from Streptomyces sp. B21-083 contains the following:
- a CDS encoding flavin reductase family protein, which encodes MTATPALGTAQSVVPASPDLLRSVFRQHAAGVAVITARGDAGPVGFTATSLASVSAEPPLVSFGISTGASSWPAISGADHVGVHILGEHQHELAATFARSGADRFGAPTAWREGPEGVPVLDGVLAWLVCRPVARVPAGDHRIVLAEVVLGDPAGPGRPLLYHQGRFNGLRD